One part of the Sneathia vaginalis genome encodes these proteins:
- the cdd gene encoding cytidine deaminase has product MSHTDYIKKANKLLCRAYVPYSKFPVSAIVIDQDGNEYEGVNVENAAYGLCLCAERNAITSGVTKNLKSIRTIYITGNTNEPISPCGSCRQVIAEFSTKDTKVILGSSKTDEYKEMDLETLIPYYFSKNSLDEIK; this is encoded by the coding sequence ATGTCACACACAGATTATATAAAAAAGGCAAACAAATTACTTTGTAGAGCCTATGTACCATATTCAAAGTTTCCAGTTTCAGCAATAGTTATTGACCAAGACGGAAATGAATATGAGGGTGTAAATGTTGAAAATGCTGCATATGGACTTTGTTTATGTGCAGAACGTAACGCAATAACAAGTGGCGTTACAAAAAATTTGAAAAGTATAAGAACTATATATATAACAGGAAATACAAATGAACCCATTAGTCCTTGTGGTTCATGTAGACAGGTTATAGCAGAATTTAGTACAAAAGATACTAAAGTAATATTGGGTAGTTCAAAAACAGATGAGTATAAGGAAATGGATTTAGAGACCCTAATTCCTTACTATTTTTCAAAGAATAGTTTAGATGAAATAAAATAG
- a CDS encoding glycoside hydrolase family 13 protein: MNKQAILHIQDSNYAYPKSVDKFVVRLRVARNDDIQKVIIEYGCKYTFYDVRFEKEMKIKYNDELYSYYEVELKLDDPRLAYVFRIYDSSNEMYYYFEEGLSKEFDYKNSFYNYFQYAHINEVDIVEEVEWFKNAVFYQIFVDRFNRGKNKKDFSYITMQKEDTPTPHSFYGGDLEGIYDKIEYLHSIGINAIYLTPIFKSISNHKYDIIDYEKIDEHFGNDEIFINLVKKAHEYGIKIVIDVVFNHCSNQHNYFNDDKYYDYFRRTKDGYMTFADCEYMPEWNGNNPKVVDYLISITKNWIRKYDIDGLRLDVADELPHEFWRRFRKEVRNEKNDCIIVGEDWHDSYTYLLGDQFDSAMNYAFTKACVDYFATQKLDEKGLSDRLNMLLMRYREQNNKQCFNLLDSHDKERFYTQVGKSKNKLLAGLNLLMFYQGVPCIYYATEQMMEGEGDPYCRRAFDWDKKPEQEILDILKLRKEKVLVDGDIQIYEKDGKLYVKRTLDDKTKTLVISKNGEEFNVE; this comes from the coding sequence ATGAATAAACAAGCTATATTACACATACAAGATTCAAATTATGCATACCCTAAATCGGTTGATAAATTTGTTGTAAGACTAAGAGTAGCAAGAAATGATGATATTCAAAAAGTAATTATTGAATATGGTTGTAAGTACACATTCTATGATGTGCGTTTTGAAAAAGAAATGAAGATAAAATACAATGATGAATTGTATTCATACTATGAAGTAGAACTAAAATTAGATGATCCAAGACTAGCATATGTGTTTAGAATTTATGACAGCTCTAATGAAATGTACTACTATTTTGAAGAAGGATTAAGTAAGGAGTTTGATTATAAGAATAGCTTCTATAATTATTTCCAATATGCACATATAAATGAAGTTGATATAGTAGAAGAAGTTGAATGGTTTAAGAATGCAGTATTTTATCAAATATTTGTAGATAGATTTAATAGAGGTAAGAATAAGAAAGACTTTTCATATATAACTATGCAAAAGGAAGATACACCTACACCACACTCATTTTATGGTGGAGACTTAGAAGGTATATATGATAAAATTGAATATTTACACAGTATAGGAATTAATGCCATATACCTAACTCCAATATTTAAGTCTATATCAAATCATAAATATGATATTATTGACTATGAAAAAATAGATGAACATTTTGGTAATGATGAAATATTTATTAATCTTGTAAAAAAAGCTCATGAATATGGAATAAAGATAGTTATTGATGTTGTATTTAATCATTGTAGCAATCAACACAACTACTTTAATGATGATAAGTACTATGACTACTTTAGAAGAACAAAAGATGGATATATGACTTTTGCAGACTGTGAATATATGCCAGAATGGAATGGAAATAACCCTAAAGTAGTAGACTACTTAATAAGTATTACAAAAAATTGGATAAGAAAATATGATATAGATGGTCTAAGATTAGACGTGGCTGATGAATTACCACATGAATTTTGGAGACGATTTAGAAAAGAAGTTAGAAATGAAAAAAATGATTGTATAATAGTTGGAGAAGACTGGCATGATTCATATACATATTTACTAGGAGATCAATTTGACAGTGCTATGAATTATGCGTTCACTAAAGCTTGTGTAGACTATTTTGCAACACAAAAGTTAGATGAAAAGGGATTATCAGACAGACTTAATATGTTACTTATGAGATATAGGGAACAAAACAACAAGCAATGCTTTAATTTATTAGATTCACATGATAAAGAACGTTTCTATACACAGGTAGGTAAATCAAAGAATAAGCTATTAGCAGGACTTAATTTATTAATGTTCTATCAAGGTGTTCCTTGTATTTATTATGCAACTGAACAAATGATGGAAGGAGAAGGAGATCCTTACTGTAGACGTGCATTTGATTGGGATAAGAAACCTGAACAAGAAATACTAGATATATTAAAACTTAGAAAAGAAAAAGTTTTAGTTGATGGAGATATACAAATTTATGAAAAAGATGGTAAATTGTATGTAAAAAGAACTTTAGATGATAAAACTAAAACATTAGTTATATCAAAAAATGGTGAAGAATTTAATGTAGAATAA
- the mreC gene encoding rod shape-determining protein MreC yields MNRNKKIETIKKIIYIVVIISFIFLVRKKMIYAYDFVVENVNFRLVKYKDNLYQSAINFRTKVDMVSNSDKYIENIKDLQKKVEEKEFVENKARALEIENLNLRSTLELKQFLNLDTIACEVKFSDIKDDDTLYLSKGSDDGIRLNQVVVYNGNMIGKITKLDKNCSEVTLLTSKDSKVGVIINNEYLCILRGNGNGTFSVKNYNTDIDINGNNSFEIKTSGVSDIIPKDIMIGNYYLKNKEQFKQTKELIFEPTYKYANIRIVLVVKGVK; encoded by the coding sequence GTGAATAGAAATAAAAAGATAGAAACTATAAAAAAGATTATATATATAGTTGTAATTATATCCTTTATTTTTTTAGTTAGAAAGAAAATGATATATGCATATGATTTTGTTGTAGAAAATGTGAATTTTAGATTAGTAAAGTACAAGGATAACCTATACCAAAGTGCTATTAATTTTAGAACTAAAGTTGACATGGTTTCAAATAGTGATAAGTATATAGAAAATATAAAGGACTTACAAAAAAAAGTTGAAGAAAAAGAATTTGTGGAAAATAAAGCAAGGGCATTAGAAATTGAAAACTTAAACTTAAGAAGTACACTAGAGTTAAAACAATTTTTAAATTTAGATACAATAGCATGTGAAGTTAAGTTTTCTGATATAAAAGACGATGACACCTTATACTTATCAAAGGGAAGCGATGATGGAATTAGGTTAAATCAAGTAGTAGTATATAACGGGAATATGATAGGTAAGATAACAAAATTAGATAAGAATTGTTCAGAAGTAACCTTATTAACAAGTAAAGACTCTAAAGTTGGTGTAATAATCAATAATGAGTACTTATGTATTTTAAGGGGTAATGGTAATGGTACATTTTCAGTTAAAAACTATAACACAGATATAGATATTAATGGTAATAATAGCTTTGAAATAAAGACCTCAGGAGTAAGTGATATAATCCCTAAGGATATAATGATAGGAAATTATTATCTAAAAAATAAAGAACAATTTAAGCAAACAAAAGAGTTAATATTTGAACCTACATATAAGTACGCAAATATACGTATAGTATTAGTAGTTAAAGGGGTGAAATAA
- the recO gene encoding DNA repair protein RecO — protein sequence MELLKDNALVLSRKYYNESNILVTLFTKTYGKISCISYRGRVSKKKELYALTPTSYIYTEIEKNGSKTSLVDYRLLKNVDTSKSIGKVELCLYIVYVLDKILEYNQEEKELYERIEKIYDYIEEVDEKKVESLEYVYKFISRFLKRILIDLGIYFEGNFKETRNIEDKVCEYEGYINTYFNIDLDYRKIITRRVYK from the coding sequence ATGGAGTTATTAAAAGATAATGCACTAGTATTAAGTAGAAAATACTATAATGAATCAAATATACTAGTCACTCTATTTACAAAAACTTATGGTAAAATTTCATGTATTTCATATAGGGGAAGGGTAAGCAAGAAAAAAGAACTTTATGCATTAACACCAACTAGCTATATTTATACAGAAATAGAAAAAAATGGTAGTAAAACTAGCTTAGTAGACTATAGGCTATTAAAGAATGTAGATACAAGCAAGAGCATAGGAAAAGTTGAACTTTGTCTATATATAGTATATGTATTAGATAAAATACTTGAGTACAATCAAGAAGAAAAAGAATTGTATGAGAGAATAGAAAAAATATATGATTACATAGAAGAAGTAGATGAAAAAAAAGTTGAGTCTTTAGAGTATGTGTATAAGTTTATATCTCGTTTTTTAAAGAGAATATTGATAGATTTGGGTATATATTTTGAAGGTAACTTTAAAGAAACAAGAAATATTGAAGATAAAGTGTGTGAATATGAAGGATATATTAATACATATTTTAATATTGATTTAGATTATAGGAAAATAATAACAAGGAGAGTATATAAATGA
- a CDS encoding PTS sugar transporter subunit IIA — translation MKKITDYLKVETVNLNLEAKDKKAVLKELFEQLQNSSEITDKSKCYEDLLEREKLGSTGIGEGFAIPHAKSDFVKELIMTVGISKNPIEYDAVDGKPVNIFFMFLSPNELSQEYLILLAKISRFIREPNFKSELLSAKSKEEIAEILLSKEED, via the coding sequence ATGAAAAAGATTACAGATTATTTAAAGGTTGAAACAGTTAATTTGAACTTAGAAGCAAAAGATAAAAAAGCAGTTCTAAAAGAACTATTTGAACAACTTCAAAATAGTAGCGAAATAACAGATAAGTCTAAATGTTATGAAGATCTATTAGAAAGAGAAAAGTTAGGAAGTACAGGTATAGGTGAAGGATTTGCAATACCACATGCTAAGTCAGATTTTGTAAAAGAATTAATAATGACAGTAGGTATTTCTAAAAATCCAATAGAATATGATGCTGTTGATGGTAAACCAGTTAATATATTCTTTATGTTCTTATCACCAAATGAATTATCACAAGAATATTTAATTTTACTTGCAAAAATATCAAGATTTATAAGAGAACCTAATTTTAAATCTGAATTATTAAGTGCAAAATCAAAAGAAGAAATAGCTGAAATTCTTTTATCAAAGGAAGAAGATTAG
- the nrdR gene encoding transcriptional regulator NrdR, translating into MRCIFCKSTDTSVVDSRLVDDNRIKRRRECRVCKKRFNTYEEVEFQPITVIKKDNSTAPFDRKKIYNGITRALVKRKYNANDIRDLVADIEIEIREKYSKGIRSTEIGELILKHLLDIDEVAYVRFASVYNKFENLDSFIEIINKIKKDKG; encoded by the coding sequence ATGAGATGCATTTTTTGTAAAAGTACAGATACTAGTGTAGTAGATTCTAGACTAGTTGATGATAATAGGATAAAAAGAAGAAGGGAATGTAGGGTTTGTAAAAAAAGATTTAATACTTATGAAGAAGTAGAATTTCAACCCATAACAGTAATAAAAAAAGATAATAGTACAGCACCTTTTGATAGAAAAAAAATTTATAACGGAATAACTAGAGCTTTAGTTAAAAGAAAATATAATGCAAATGATATAAGGGATCTTGTAGCAGATATAGAAATAGAAATAAGAGAAAAATACAGTAAAGGGATAAGAAGCACTGAAATAGGAGAATTAATTTTAAAACATTTATTAGATATAGATGAAGTTGCCTATGTTAGGTTTGCTTCTGTGTATAATAAGTTTGAAAATTTAGATAGCTTTATTGAGATTATAAACAAAATAAAAAAAGACAAGGGGTAG
- a CDS encoding FtsB family cell division protein, with the protein MKRKDRIILLILFVLFFAIFLLLPIIRRQVLIANEKSKTKVLEKQIEEQKKIKEGLEKEIKDSGNSENIEKIARDQLNMSNDKERVYKFVDDDKGDKNGTSK; encoded by the coding sequence ATGAAAAGAAAGGATAGAATAATTCTTTTAATTTTATTTGTATTGTTTTTTGCAATATTTTTGCTACTTCCAATAATAAGAAGACAAGTTTTAATAGCTAACGAAAAATCAAAAACAAAAGTTCTTGAAAAGCAAATTGAAGAACAAAAGAAGATAAAAGAAGGTTTAGAAAAAGAAATTAAAGATTCTGGAAATTCTGAAAATATTGAAAAAATTGCAAGAGATCAATTGAATATGTCTAATGATAAAGAAAGAGTCTATAAATTTGTTGATGACGATAAAGGGGATAAAAATGGAACAAGTAAATGA
- a CDS encoding ABC transporter permease: MIELFIAYRHIKERKFQTFISIISVALSLIVFIVSLTISNGLKENMINSLLTLSPHISIKYTPKVEGDYKQIIKKVKEHGAKTTVSNVYVQGFVKYNDNNYMPIIRATEIDKLNLNLVKKNKVSGIDYAYIGQEMAKDMHIKIGDDISIASLNGREIRVKVQGFFKTGFLAYDSNLVIMPLEVGQILEETGDNINSLDVRVEHPGDIKSLNELKQKINSIDDDIQATTWADENENLLAAVHFEEFILILILSMLFLISSFIVSIILNILIREKTSDIGILKACGYTKGMIKRIFIIEGSMLGIGGIILSAILSPIVLRVIQIISKNYLIKTYYISNLIIKIDIKEELLIYAISFLIILLASYLPSRKAAKLDVTEAIRFNL, encoded by the coding sequence ATGATAGAGTTATTTATAGCATATAGACATATAAAGGAAAGAAAGTTTCAAACATTTATTTCAATAATATCAGTAGCATTATCATTGATAGTATTTATAGTTTCTCTAACAATATCAAATGGATTAAAAGAAAATATGATTAATTCATTATTAACTTTGAGTCCACATATAAGTATAAAGTATACTCCCAAAGTTGAGGGAGACTATAAGCAAATCATAAAAAAAGTAAAAGAACATGGTGCAAAGACAACGGTATCTAATGTATATGTTCAAGGATTTGTTAAGTATAATGATAATAATTATATGCCTATAATTCGTGCAACAGAAATAGATAAGTTGAACTTAAATTTAGTTAAAAAAAATAAGGTAAGTGGTATAGATTATGCATATATAGGTCAAGAAATGGCAAAGGATATGCATATTAAGATTGGTGATGATATAAGCATAGCATCATTAAATGGTAGAGAAATTCGTGTAAAAGTTCAAGGATTCTTTAAGACTGGTTTTTTAGCTTATGATAGTAATCTTGTAATAATGCCTTTAGAAGTTGGACAAATTTTAGAGGAAACAGGAGATAATATTAATAGCTTAGATGTTAGAGTTGAACATCCTGGAGACATAAAGAGTTTAAATGAATTGAAGCAAAAAATTAACTCAATTGATGATGATATACAGGCAACTACATGGGCAGATGAAAATGAAAACCTACTAGCTGCTGTACACTTTGAAGAGTTTATACTAATTCTTATACTTAGTATGCTATTTTTAATTTCAAGCTTTATAGTGTCTATAATATTAAATATATTAATACGTGAAAAAACAAGTGATATAGGTATATTAAAAGCTTGTGGATATACAAAAGGTATGATAAAAAGAATATTCATAATAGAAGGTAGTATGTTAGGAATAGGGGGTATAATTTTATCAGCTATTCTATCACCGATAGTATTAAGAGTTATACAAATTATATCTAAAAATTATTTGATAAAAACATACTATATCTCAAATTTGATTATAAAAATAGATATAAAAGAAGAATTATTGATATATGCCATATCATTTTTAATAATTTTACTAGCCTCATATCTACCATCTAGAAAGGCAGCAAAATTAGATGTTACGGAGGCGATTAGATTTAATTTATGA
- a CDS encoding ABC transporter ATP-binding protein, translated as MNLLKIENLTKEYKTKVEDIKIFSNINLTIDKGNLISIQGKSGSGKTTLLNILGLLDTKYDGKVEFFNQSSYKSLEKLRAKNIGFVFQFHYLLPEFTALENVMLPALAMKESSKNEIRKRAIELLKLVDLEDRINFYPNELSGGQKQRVAIARALINNPSIVLADEPTGNLDEENSKKINDLFIKLNKENAQTIILVTHSQNLANIANKKYILKNRELVVVE; from the coding sequence ATGAACTTATTAAAAATAGAAAATTTAACCAAAGAATACAAGACAAAGGTAGAAGATATAAAAATATTTTCTAATATAAATTTAACGATAGATAAAGGAAATCTAATATCTATACAAGGTAAATCAGGTAGTGGTAAGACAACATTATTAAACATTTTAGGACTTTTAGATACTAAATATGATGGCAAGGTAGAGTTTTTTAATCAGTCTTCATATAAGAGTCTTGAAAAATTAAGAGCTAAAAATATAGGGTTTGTCTTCCAATTTCACTATTTATTGCCAGAATTCACAGCACTAGAAAATGTTATGTTACCAGCATTAGCGATGAAAGAGTCTTCAAAAAATGAAATAAGAAAAAGAGCAATAGAGTTACTTAAATTAGTTGATTTAGAAGATAGAATAAATTTTTATCCTAATGAATTATCTGGTGGACAAAAACAAAGAGTCGCTATAGCAAGAGCATTAATAAATAATCCTAGTATTGTTTTAGCAGATGAACCAACAGGGAATTTAGATGAAGAAAATAGTAAAAAAATAAATGATTTATTCATTAAATTAAATAAAGAAAATGCACAGACAATAATATTAGTAACACATAGCCAAAATCTTGCAAATATTGCTAATAAAAAATATATATTAAAAAATAGAGAATTAGTAGTTGTAGAATAG
- the hpf gene encoding ribosome hibernation-promoting factor, HPF/YfiA family: protein MNVIVSGQHLKLTDALREYAIMKCKKVLKYCNNITEVKVMLSVEKTKSEGAVHHASATIYVAGKTINVECKDKSLYSAIDAMLDIMVRQVTKYKEIKNKK, encoded by the coding sequence ATGAATGTAATAGTAAGTGGACAACATCTAAAATTAACAGATGCTTTAAGAGAATATGCAATTATGAAATGTAAGAAGGTTTTGAAATATTGTAACAACATTACAGAAGTTAAAGTAATGCTTTCAGTTGAAAAAACTAAATCTGAGGGAGCTGTACATCATGCAAGTGCTACAATATATGTTGCAGGTAAAACAATAAATGTAGAATGTAAAGATAAAAGTCTTTATTCAGCAATTGATGCAATGCTTGATATAATGGTTAGACAAGTAACAAAATATAAAGAAATAAAGAATAAAAAATAA
- a CDS encoding Dps family protein, with the protein MESKLNQFLADLSVLAKKVQNFHWNITGRGFFSIHAQLDKMYEDLNEVVDEVAERILAIKGRPLSTLKSYLEISKIKEGENKSITIDEALKTLISDFQFIVDEAKEVKVCADKNNDYGTSAMMDEYIIKYEKLLWMLNSFEY; encoded by the coding sequence ATGGAAAGTAAATTAAATCAATTTTTAGCTGATTTATCAGTGTTAGCAAAGAAAGTGCAAAATTTTCATTGGAATATAACAGGTAGAGGATTTTTCTCTATACACGCACAATTAGATAAAATGTATGAAGATTTAAATGAAGTTGTAGATGAAGTTGCAGAAAGAATATTAGCTATAAAGGGTAGACCTTTATCTACATTAAAAAGTTATTTAGAAATCTCAAAAATAAAAGAAGGAGAAAATAAATCTATAACAATAGATGAAGCTCTAAAGACTTTAATTAGTGATTTTCAATTTATAGTTGATGAAGCTAAAGAAGTTAAAGTTTGTGCAGATAAAAACAATGATTATGGTACATCAGCTATGATGGATGAATATATAATAAAATACGAAAAATTATTATGGATGTTAAATAGTTTTGAATATTAA
- a CDS encoding SDR family NAD(P)-dependent oxidoreductase has product MRNLCIITGATSGIGLELAKIYSCFNIDLLLISSNINNLEKTKKLLDNNGANIDILEMNLINGIDLEKLKEKTDNKSLYCLINNAGFGDLGDFVDSNLKKSQDMIDLNIKALTSLSYFFLKKNKNTTTKSYLLNVGSVASFMCGPKMAVYYATKAYVLSFTNAIRRENSNKFIKISCLCPGPTKTNFTKDFKFTPNVFKNIFAMKPYDVALCAYYGLLKGKKVIIPGVTNYLMIKLIKFIPSSLVEVITKKIMG; this is encoded by the coding sequence ATGAGAAATTTATGTATTATAACTGGAGCAACCAGTGGAATAGGCTTGGAACTAGCTAAAATATATTCATGCTTTAATATAGATCTTCTTTTAATTTCAAGTAATATTAATAATCTTGAAAAGACTAAAAAGCTTCTAGATAATAATGGGGCTAATATTGATATATTAGAAATGAATTTAATAAATGGAATAGATCTAGAAAAATTAAAAGAAAAAACAGATAATAAATCTCTTTATTGTCTGATAAATAATGCAGGTTTTGGAGACTTAGGTGATTTTGTAGATTCTAACTTAAAAAAGTCTCAAGATATGATAGACCTTAATATTAAGGCTCTAACAAGTCTTAGCTACTTCTTCTTAAAAAAGAATAAAAATACTACTACTAAGTCATATTTACTAAATGTAGGTTCTGTTGCAAGTTTTATGTGTGGTCCTAAAATGGCAGTATACTATGCAACAAAAGCATATGTTTTATCATTCACTAATGCAATAAGAAGAGAAAACTCAAATAAGTTTATTAAAATCTCTTGTCTTTGTCCTGGTCCTACAAAAACTAATTTTACAAAGGACTTTAAATTTACTCCTAATGTATTTAAAAACATATTTGCCATGAAGCCATATGATGTTGCCCTTTGTGCATATTATGGTCTTTTAAAGGGTAAAAAAGTTATTATCCCAGGAGTAACAAATTACTTAATGATAAAATTAATTAAATTTATTCCTAGTAGTTTAGTTGAGGTTATAACAAAAAAAATAATGGGTTAA
- a CDS encoding cell division protein SepF encodes MSVFKKFFTYTDEEGNNEDIIEKSLNKEAENSDFIYNGVNILKPKSYDEDSKKIAEMIKNSNIVAFSLENMSREEGQRLIDYLSGASYVLGGTIVAITDKVFASIPAGVKVRNN; translated from the coding sequence ATGTCAGTATTTAAAAAATTCTTTACGTATACAGATGAAGAAGGGAATAATGAAGATATAATTGAAAAATCATTAAATAAAGAAGCAGAGAATAGTGATTTTATATATAACGGTGTTAACATATTAAAACCAAAATCATATGATGAAGATTCAAAAAAAATTGCAGAAATGATTAAAAATAGTAATATAGTTGCGTTTAGTTTAGAAAATATGTCAAGAGAAGAAGGTCAAAGATTAATTGATTATTTAAGCGGAGCATCATATGTTCTAGGGGGAACTATTGTTGCTATAACAGATAAGGTATTTGCTTCAATACCAGCTGGTGTAAAAGTAAGAAATAACTAA